Below is a genomic region from Lemur catta isolate mLemCat1 chromosome 15, mLemCat1.pri, whole genome shotgun sequence.
TCCCTCCCGAGCCAGGCCCCAGGTCTCTCGGCCCCggtggagatgggggagggggagccgGAGCTCTTTGTGGCGCATTGCTCCCACTCCACCACCCTCAGCCTGgccccctcctcccatcccaccccaccccacacaccccgCCCGGCCAGCTcagtctccccagcccccattcCACGTGGACCAGCCCGGGGCGGGGTGGGAAGGGGGACAGGAAGGGGGGGAGCCACCTccgggaggaggggaaaggaggctCGCTCGGCCTCACTGCCTGCAGTCCCAACTCCAGGCACCATGTTCCCCGCCGGGCCCCCCAGCTACACCCTCCTCCGGCTCCCCCTGCTGCAGttggtgctgctgctggtgcaggccgtggggagggggctgggccgCGCCAGCCCGGCTGGGGGCCCCCTGGAGGATGTGGTCATCGAGAGGTACCACATCCCCAGGGCCTGTCCCCGGGAAGTGCAGATGGGGGACTTTGTGCGGTACCACTACAACGGCACTTTCGAGGATGGCAAGAAGTTTGACTCGAGGTAATGCACCGGGCGCCCCCAGCCTCACCACTGCCCTTCCCCAACCCCGGATCTGGGTCCTGTGGTTACCTTGTTGCCCCTTTTAAGCTCTGTATCCCAGGACTCACTCGGTGATCCCTTAACCCCAGACAGCACCTTCAGGGGCTCCTGGGCATCCATCTCCCCCAAAATAGTCCCCTGCTCCAATTCCGAAGCTTCACCTCTCAAAGGACCCCAATTTCTTTCACACAAgctcccccacgtcccccagaGTGCTTGATAATCACGGTACCCTGTTTACTTACCATTGCTGTATTTAAGGACAAGGTGGAGGGGGCTGTTCTGGCCTAcagtggtgggggaaggggtggtcTCTGCTCCATGGGAACCCTGGGTGGTCTGTCATCAGCCTGGGACCCTCTTCCTTTCCACCTACACTGACTCCCTTCCTGGTTCCATCCCCAGTTTTCAGTGCCTTTGTGTTTAGAGAAGAGGGAATAGAACATTTTTTGGAGGGGGTGGGAATTTTCAGTAGCTGGTGGGCTGGGTGGGCATAAAACTGGGTAGGCATTATAATAAGACAGTTGGATGGACCTGGCGGGGGGTAGGGCATGGCTTGGTGAAGGGGCCCTGTCTGTCTACGTGTCACCCGCTCCGACAATGCCTCTCCAGGCTCCTCGAGGGTTTTGTGCCTCCCTCTGCGGTTCTCcgcacccccacctcccaccattCCAGCTATACCAGGCCAGTGCCAGGGGCTGCCCGTCCTGCTAGCCTTTGGTTTGCACTGTTGTTggcgggggcagggcagggcagggctgtgcgCCAGCCTCGGGTAAACCTTGGGTCTCTGAATTCTCCTTCTTAGACCCTTCCCCTAACAACACACAACTCAGCCCACAGGAAATTAGCGGCCAGGAGGCAGGCAGTATATATTGGGTGAGAATGCGAACTTCAGAATTCAAAGGGTCCAAATCCAGGCTATGACTGCAGACAGGGAATTTTGTCCCTTTAAGCTTCACTTTCCTTATGtaaaaaatggagacaaaaacAGCCCCCACTGGCTAAGGCTGCTGTTAGGACTCAAACAAGATGAATGAAAGTTGGCTCCTCACAGCGCCTGGCAGTCCTTAAGCAGGTTCAATACACATTAGCCTTGACTCTTACAAGAACCATATGCCCTGATGGAGTTTAACTTGTAGAAACTTCTGCAGAGCTTGGGCCTTCATAACAGCACTATGAAGGAAACAGGCCAGACCTAAAACCTGCATCGTGGGCAAAGCCAAGTGCAGGCAGCAGCCAGGAGTACAGCCCTCGTGGGGACTCTGAGAGCCTGGCTGGGGCCCAGCTCGTGAGTGTTGAGCTTGGAAAACTTTCTTAACCCATGGCCCCCttccatcaaaataaaaaatttctgaaaactgaaaataaacaaaaagtgtataactaaaaacaaataaaagccatGGCAATTTTAAAATAGACCTTTTCAAAATTGGAAGCCAGTCCCCATCCCCACCTCTGCCAGCTCTgcttccccttccttttcttgGAGAAGTGACAATGCAGTGGCAAAAACATGGGCTTTGGGATTCAACTGACCACATATCAGCTATATGATCTTGAGCAAGGCACTTGGTCTTTCACGTCTCAATTTTTCTCATAAGAAAACCGAAAACAATAATGCCCACCTCACAGGGGAGATGATTAAATAACATAACCAATGTAAAATGCCAGGCATTTAATccggcatatagtaagtgctcagtaaatgttccTCTGCCCCTCTGTGCTGTACTGACCACTCATTTGCTATCCGCAAATAGTAGCAGTGGCCAGGCCTGtccaccccaccctacccctaTCCCAGGGGAATAGAAGGCCCTGGCCTCCTGGAGGGGTCCCCTTTTGTAACAGCCCATCCTCTTAAGGTGGCATCATGGCTGACCTGGGAGGGAAACTTGAAAGACAAATGAGGAGCATGTGTGTACATCTCACCTGTGTATGGGGAGGAGGATCGTGTGTGCACCTGTGCATGATGCGACTGTAGGCAGAGGGACCATGTGACTGTGTTAGCCCTCTCCTCTACACACCTGAGGCCTCCATATCCCATCTGTCCCTCCCCCAGCTATGACCGCAGCACCTTGGTGGCCATCGTGGTGGGCGTGGGGCGCCTTATCACCGGCATGGACCGAGGCCTCATGGGCATGTGTGTCAATGAGCGGCGCCGCCTCATTGTGCCTCCGCACCTGGGCTACGGCAGCATCGGCGTGGGTGAGAAGGGCCGGGCACGAGCTGGGGGTGCAGGAGACCAGGAGGCAGAATCAGGGATCCCAGGACCAGAAAACTGAAGTGCAGAGACAGGGagcgacttgcccaaggtcatgctgCACATGCAGCACGAACAGTGGCAGCTCTGGGACTAGAGTTTCAGTCTCCTGCCACTGGGATGAGAGGAAGGGGAGTGACAGGGCCCCGGGTGGGATCTGGCTTGACTGGGAAGGAGAGGTGGGTgctaggggtggggggaggaggggagcaggacTCTCAGACCCCACTCCAACCCCACCCTGGGGTCTGCGCTAAACACAAGCCCCCGCTGCTCTGTCCTCACAGCGGGGCTCATTCCCCCGGACGCCACCCTCTACTTCGACGTGGTCCTGCTGGATGTGTGGAACAAGGCAGACACCGTGCAGGTGAGCATCTTGCTGCGCCCGCCCCACTGCCCCCGCATGGTCCAGGACAGCGACTTTGTCCGCTACCACTACAACGGCACTCTGCTGGACGGCACCTCCTTCGACACCAGGTAATAAGGGGCCGGAGGGGAGCCCTGGGGCACTGGGGGCTGTGGCATAGGGAGGGGAAGTCCAGGGTCCACCTGCCTCTCCCGCCTCCAGCAGCACCACCTCCACCTCATTCTCTGCAGCTACAGTCGGGGAGGCACTTACGACACCTACATCGGCTCTGGTTGGCTGATCAAGGGCATGGACCAGGGGCTGCTGGGCATGTGtcctggagagagaaggaagatcaTCATCCCTCCATTCCTGGCCTATGGAGAGAAAGGATATGGTGAGGACAGGCGGGGACTCAAGGGGGAATTCTCTAGAAGAGGGAAACCAGGGCTCCGCATATAGTTGTTCAGGTTGTGTACTGCACAAGCACGGCCATCCAGGGAGGcaagtcaggatgaaatctagaCTTTGGTGATCATCTCACTAAGAAGGGGTGCTTTATTCTGATTCACACAAAGGCTCAGTGTGAGCTAGTGGTGGCCCTGGGGGAACCCAGCTCAGGCCTCACAGGAGGGGCAAGAAACCAGGCTGCTGATGGGAGGGAAAGGGCATGGTGCCCACCTAGGCCTTCCTGGGTCAAGGAGCCCCAGGTTGCTGCTCACCTGTATGGCTCAAGCCCTATCCCTTCCCCAGGGACTGTGATCCCCCCGCAGGCCTCCTTGGTCTTTCACGTCCTACTCGTTGATGTCCACAACCCAAAGGACACTGTCCAGCTAGTGACACTGGAGCTACCACCGGGCTGTGTCCGGAGAGCTGTGGCTGGGGACTTCATGCGATACCACTACAACGGCTCGCTGATGGATGGCACCCTGTTTGACTCCAGGTCAGCACCCTCTTTGACTCCAGGTTGGGAGGGTGCTGGGAAGTGAGGGGTGGCGGCTGGGGAAAGGCGGAGGAAGAAACTGATGCAGGAAGGAAAACACCAGGTGCTGGGGTCGCCCTGGGCAGCAGGTTGGGGGTCACTCTGAGCTGCCTGGAAGGGGAGGGGCCCCTTTgactccctccctggcctcttgCCTTGTGTTACAGCTACTCCCGCAACCACACCTACAATACCTATGTCGGGCAGGGTTACATCATCCCGGGCATGGACCAGGGGCTGCAGGGCGCATGCGTAGGGGAGCGCCGGAGAATCACCATCCCACCCCACCTCGCCTACGGGGAGAACGGAACTGGTAGGGCTGCTCCCTGCTCCTGCTCTTGAGGCCACCCCTGAAGTCACCCCTGCACCCTGCAGCTCCTTCCCTGAACTGCCCGTTGTGGCTGCCTCCCCCCACACCCATGATGGAATTCCAGCCACTGCTCTGCCCCCGTCATCACAGAAACACGTGCAGTTTACATCCAGTCACCCCCCTGAATCCTGCCATACGGACTCCATCCATTTTCTCCAGGGCAGTGCCCCACTGCCCCCTTCCATGGTGGAGAAGGGCAGCCACCTCCTGGGTTTGGAGAGGGAAGGGTGGTTGGAAGAACAGGACCAGCATAGCCCTAGGACCCAGCTGTGCTgggagcctcagtgtcctcacctgtaaaatgggacaaatCGTATTGCCTACAGGGTAAGTTACTGAGTTTGCAAGGTGATGTGTGGAAAAGGGCTTTCTAACTGGAatgccccctcccccgcccctcaccCCAACAAGAGTGTATTAGAAGAATCAACTCTGTGGACAAATGTCCCGTCCCATCCTCCTGTGGATCCCCATGGCGGGCAAGGGGTGTCAGGTCTAGGGGCCTCCATGGAGACCTCAGGAAGCCTCTCCTAGAGCTCCCAGCTGACCCCACTGCCCCATTCTGGCCTCAGGAGACAAGATCCCTGGCTCTGCCGTGCTGATCTTCGATGTCCACGTCATCGACTTCCACAACCCTGCAGATCCAGTGGAAATCAAGACACTGTCCCGGCCCCCTGAGGGCTGCAATGAGACCGCCAAGCCTGGGGACTTCATTCGATACCACTACAACTGCTCTCTGCTGGACGGCACCCAGCTCTTCTCCTCGTGGGTCCGGGGTGGGGCTAGGGCCGGGCAGCTGGGTGGGCACAGGTGTGGGGAGTCCTCCTAAGGGTCCCCCAGACTCCAGCTCCTCCCTCTGCATCCCCAAGCCTGGGGGGGCACTCAGTCTCTTGCTCCCCTGAGTCCCCATCTCAGAGAGCGTCAGGGAGCCATGAGGACATGGGATTCTTTACTCCCGAGGGGAAGGGACGGTGAAGCCAGCAGTAGAGGAGAgcagttgtttccattttatggagGGGACACCAAAGCAGGGAGAGAGGAGCCCACGAGGCCACCCTTCAGGGGCGGTGGCAAGATGAAAAGGGAAGCCCACGTCTGTGCTGATGGGCCTCTGCGCTCTGCTGCATGGCTGGGCGCTGGGGAGGACTGGAACTGAGGGCTGGTCCTGGGCTCAGCTCAGGGAGAGCGGGCTGCGAACTGGCCATCTGCTGTCCCTCAGGCATGACTACGGAGCACCGCAGGAGGCGACTCTGGGGGCCAACAAGGTGATCGAAGGCCTGGACATAGGCCTGCAGGGCATGTGTGTGGGGGAGAGGCGGCAGCTCATCGTgcccccacacctggcccatgGGGAGAGCGGAGGTGAGGGGCCTTGATGGCTGGTGGGGGGAGCCAGGGAAGCCTTCAGGATGCTTCTGTGCCCACCCCACAGCCCGCTCTCCAGCCCCcaagaggggaaactgaggccggtGGGCTGGAGAGCATACTGTGAAGTCAGGCGTGATGGggacccttccttccctccagcccgGGGGGTCCCTGGCAGTGCCGTGCTGCTCTTTGAGGTGGAGCTGGTGTCCCGGGAGGACGGGTTGCCCACAGGCTACCTGTTTGTGTGGCACGAGGACCCTCCTGCCAGCCTGTTTGAAGACATGGACCTCAACAAGGATGGAGAGGTCCCCCCGGAGGAGGTGGGTGAGGTTCCATCCTTATACCCACACTCACGCACTCACCCCACCCGGGAAGCCAGCTGGTGGGGCACGTCTGGCAAGAACAATGCATGTCCCCCATCCTGTCTGACCACCCCGCCCCTGTGCTGAATGACATGCCTCAGGCCCCTTGTCCCTGCCTTGTCCTTGGCACACATGCAGCGTGTTCTACCTGGGCCATCACTGACTGTCCCCTGCCACGCCCTCCACCCTGGCCCCATCCAGGACCCCAGCACCAGTGCCTGTCTTCTCCCAGTCCTTACTGAATTGGGCGTGGGGGGCAGCCgggggaaaaacaagaaaagaaacctCCACCTGGGGGGCCCCTCCCAAGGCCACCACAGCTGCTCAGCCAGGACTCTCACTGCgcacccttccctgcctcccctcccccagttctCCACCTTCATCAAGGCTCAAGTGAATGAGGGCAAAGGTCGCCTTATGCCTGGGCAGGAGCCCGAGAAAACCATAGGGGACATGTTCCAGAACCAGGACCGCAACCAGGACGGCAAGATCACGGCCGAGGAACTCAAGCTGAAGTCAGACGAAGACCAGGAGCGGGTGCATGAGGAGCTCtgaagggcagggcctgggcctggccccgGCCCCAGACACGAAGGCCCACTGCTGGGGGGCGTGGCAGTGGGACTGACCTGCTGGCAGTCACCCTCTGCCGGGATGACGTCTAGGAGCCAGACGTCTAAAATGTTGTCACAGGAAACATCTCTCTAGTCCTCCCACAGCACAGATCTCTGTTCcattttcctctccccaccccaaagtCCTACCTTAAAAGGAATTACAAAGCCAGTTGGGGGCGGTGGGGTCTGAGGTTGGATAGGGCCATTGctggccccttccctgcccaccccccccaTCACTAGACAGGACTGAGCTCACTTCGTTATTGCCCCAAACTTCCCCTTTATTTGTGCTTCTCGTCATCCCCCCTCCCCAGGAGCATGGATCTGGGCTGGGGGACCCTCtggccctcctccccagccctgaccaGCTGCCAGGGAAGGGTGGCTCCCGGAGGGCAGCCCTACCTCACCTGTCCCGTCCACCCGTCTGAATTCACTTGCCTCCGGTCGGGGCTGAGCTGTCCCTGGGGTGCTGGAGGTCAGGGCTGGGCTTTGAGTCACCCCTTTTCCCTAAAGAGGTTCCCTTCTgtaagaaagaaagcaaagggtGTGTGAG
It encodes:
- the FKBP10 gene encoding peptidyl-prolyl cis-trans isomerase FKBP10, which encodes MGEGEPELFVAHCSHSTTLSLAPSSHPTPPHTPRPASSVSPAPIPRGPARGGVGRGTGRGGATSGRRGKEARSASLPAVPTPGTMFPAGPPSYTLLRLPLLQLVLLLVQAVGRGLGRASPAGGPLEDVVIERYHIPRACPREVQMGDFVRYHYNGTFEDGKKFDSSYDRSTLVAIVVGVGRLITGMDRGLMGMCVNERRRLIVPPHLGYGSIGVAGLIPPDATLYFDVVLLDVWNKADTVQVSILLRPPHCPRMVQDSDFVRYHYNGTLLDGTSFDTSYSRGGTYDTYIGSGWLIKGMDQGLLGMCPGERRKIIIPPFLAYGEKGYGTVIPPQASLVFHVLLVDVHNPKDTVQLVTLELPPGCVRRAVAGDFMRYHYNGSLMDGTLFDSSYSRNHTYNTYVGQGYIIPGMDQGLQGACVGERRRITIPPHLAYGENGTGDKIPGSAVLIFDVHVIDFHNPADPVEIKTLSRPPEGCNETAKPGDFIRYHYNCSLLDGTQLFSSHDYGAPQEATLGANKVIEGLDIGLQGMCVGERRQLIVPPHLAHGESGARGVPGSAVLLFEVELVSREDGLPTGYLFVWHEDPPASLFEDMDLNKDGEVPPEEFSTFIKAQVNEGKGRLMPGQEPEKTIGDMFQNQDRNQDGKITAEELKLKSDEDQERVHEEL